Proteins found in one Paenibacillus dendritiformis genomic segment:
- a CDS encoding GNAT family N-acetyltransferase: MSDEITVHPVAWPPAPIMTERLVLRQSEARDRAALIDLFASPEVGTYVGGSRPRDELERALPEVPGQRFGFFVVELNGTTIGMITLDRRDPERKGHIRPEGGEPGLGYMFLPQAWGRGYATEACAAVLDWFSDAHPGEPVVLSTQTANEASMRVAAKLGFTEVERFEDYGAEQWLGVWYPDTPSE, from the coding sequence ATGTCGGATGAGATCACAGTGCACCCCGTCGCCTGGCCACCTGCCCCGATCATGACCGAGCGGCTCGTGCTCCGCCAGTCCGAGGCCCGGGACCGTGCGGCGCTGATCGACCTGTTCGCCTCACCAGAGGTGGGCACCTACGTCGGCGGCTCCCGACCGCGTGACGAGCTCGAGCGCGCGCTGCCCGAGGTGCCCGGGCAGCGCTTCGGCTTCTTCGTGGTCGAGCTCAACGGAACAACGATCGGCATGATCACGCTCGATCGGCGCGACCCGGAGCGTAAGGGTCACATCCGTCCAGAGGGCGGGGAGCCCGGGCTCGGCTACATGTTCCTGCCGCAGGCGTGGGGACGCGGGTACGCCACCGAGGCGTGCGCAGCGGTGCTCGACTGGTTCTCCGACGCGCATCCCGGCGAGCCGGTGGTGCTCTCCACCCAGACCGCCAACGAGGCCTCGATGCGCGTCGCGGCGAAGCTGGGGTTCACCGAGGTGGAGCGGTTCGAGGACTACGGCGCCGAACAGTGGCTCGGCGTATGGTACCCGGACACGCCGTCCGAATGA
- a CDS encoding glycoside hydrolase family 19 protein: MKRSILKPIVMLVIMLGTVLIFPFTAFGALSTPTLNISASNATCTLSWNAIPGATGYDIYRNGSWYRWTNALSSSDTGLTNGTTYTYTVAAQNDTTSPVTTSPQSASKTCTPTGGGTGGGFVVTEAQFNQMFPDRNPFYTYSGFVSALSAYPAFANTGTDTIKKQEAAAFLGNVAQESGHLRYIVELDTANYPFYCDNSSVLYPCAPGKQYYGRGPLQLSWNFNYGAAGAALGLPLLTNPDLVAQDSSVAWKTALWFWNTQNGAGTMTPHNAMVNGSGFGETIRSINGVKECNGANPAAVTNRINFYTIFANLLGVPTGSNLGC; the protein is encoded by the coding sequence ATGAAAAGAAGTATTCTCAAACCAATCGTCATGCTTGTCATTATGCTAGGAACCGTTCTTATCTTTCCGTTTACCGCATTCGGAGCTTTATCCACCCCTACCCTAAATATCAGTGCGTCCAATGCAACCTGCACCTTAAGCTGGAACGCCATTCCCGGTGCAACCGGTTATGATATCTATCGCAACGGCAGCTGGTATCGATGGACAAATGCTTTGTCCTCGTCTGATACGGGATTGACCAACGGAACAACGTATACGTATACCGTTGCCGCCCAGAATGACACTACCAGTCCGGTGACGACTTCACCACAAAGCGCCAGCAAAACATGCACCCCAACGGGCGGCGGTACCGGCGGCGGATTCGTCGTTACCGAAGCGCAGTTCAACCAAATGTTCCCTGACCGCAATCCATTTTATACCTACTCCGGTTTCGTATCCGCCCTCTCCGCCTACCCCGCATTCGCCAATACGGGAACCGACACGATCAAAAAACAAGAAGCCGCCGCTTTTCTAGGAAACGTTGCCCAAGAATCGGGACATTTACGATACATCGTTGAGTTAGATACAGCCAACTATCCGTTTTATTGCGATAATTCGAGTGTGCTGTACCCATGCGCTCCAGGCAAGCAGTACTACGGGCGAGGACCGCTCCAATTAAGCTGGAACTTTAATTATGGCGCTGCCGGCGCTGCTTTAGGACTCCCCCTTCTAACCAATCCGGACTTGGTCGCACAGGATTCTTCCGTAGCCTGGAAAACAGCTTTGTGGTTCTGGAACACGCAGAACGGAGCAGGGACGATGACCCCGCATAACGCAATGGTCAATGGTTCAGGCTTCGGCGAGACGATTCGGTCCATCAACGGCGTGAAGGAATGTAATGGGGCTAACCCTGCTGCCGTGACGAATCGAATTAACTTTTACACGATTTTCGCCAATTTGCTTGGCGTCCCTACGGGCAGCAATCTTGGCTGCTAG
- a CDS encoding aspartate/glutamate racemase family protein, producing MKTIGLIGGMSWESTAEYYKIVNEEVKHRLGGLHSAKCLLYSVDFEEIERYQAEDRWAEAGSLLGDAAHSLERAGADFIVICTNTMHKVMEYIEEKIDIPTLHIADATANQINKSNIGTIGLLGTKYTMEQNFYKSRLESNGIKVLTPNPLEREMVNKVIYEELCVGNIQQSSREYYRQVIKNLVDAGAEGIVLGCTEIGLLVKPEDSEVPLFDTTVIHAVESVNLALES from the coding sequence TTGAAAACGATTGGACTTATAGGCGGAATGAGTTGGGAATCAACAGCTGAGTACTATAAAATTGTTAACGAAGAAGTTAAACATAGATTGGGAGGATTGCACTCCGCAAAATGTCTATTATACAGCGTTGATTTTGAAGAAATTGAACGTTATCAGGCAGAAGATAGGTGGGCAGAGGCTGGTTCACTATTAGGCGACGCTGCCCACTCATTAGAAAGAGCAGGAGCAGACTTTATCGTTATTTGTACAAATACAATGCATAAAGTAATGGAATATATTGAAGAAAAAATAGACATACCTACTTTACATATCGCTGATGCAACGGCAAATCAAATTAATAAATCAAATATCGGAACGATTGGGCTGTTAGGTACGAAATATACAATGGAACAAAATTTTTATAAATCACGATTGGAGTCAAACGGGATCAAGGTTTTAACACCCAATCCTTTAGAACGAGAAATGGTTAATAAGGTCATATATGAAGAGTTATGTGTAGGCAACATTCAGCAATCATCAAGAGAATATTATAGACAAGTCATCAAAAACTTGGTTGATGCTGGGGCAGAAGGAATCGTTCTCGGTTGTACGGAAATTGGTTTATTGGTAAAACCAGAAGATTCAGAAGTGCCATTATTTGATACGACTGTGATACACGCTGTTGAATCCGTTAATCTGGCATTAGAATCATAA
- a CDS encoding 4-hydroxyphenylacetate 3-hydroxylase family protein, with protein sequence MPVKNGSEYIERINNNSPDVWIAGEQVQGAISEHKAFKGLMATQASMYDMQHAKKSQATMVYSSPLTGDPVGLSFKQPKTKKDLALRRQMMQAWASIHHGFLGRSPDYMNTAIMAFSAAAGVLEEQYPEYAANLKRYYEDCRENDITLSHVFIQPKAGRVSTFLRTFEEPEAARIIDKNKDGLVIRGAFLLDTQGATSDEILVYPTPFSLSGAEESPYSFAFAVPSSLEGVSFICRESFVGGESTYNYPLSSRFEEMDTLVIFDDATVPWDRVFVCGDEKMAYRLLDESHFHTYAGTQILCKNIAKTEFLLGTIEMLVKAAGLESHGHIIDKVTEVIVAVETLKAFQLAAEKGASPDRWGNMLPARKPLLAANVYFQQVYPRMIEIIQLIGASNLIMIPDEKDFDAVMSDQLNRYMKGIDLDAKKSVQLARLAWELSVSTFGGRQTVYERFFFGNASVVNNRLYTDYQGVRDKYRDRVKDFLS encoded by the coding sequence ATGCCGGTCAAAAACGGGAGCGAGTATATCGAGCGGATAAACAATAATTCCCCGGACGTCTGGATCGCGGGAGAGCAGGTGCAGGGAGCTATTTCGGAACATAAAGCTTTCAAAGGACTTATGGCTACACAAGCTTCCATGTACGATATGCAGCATGCCAAAAAATCGCAAGCAACCATGGTATATTCTTCGCCCTTGACAGGCGATCCGGTCGGATTGTCCTTCAAGCAACCGAAAACAAAGAAGGATCTTGCGCTGCGCAGACAGATGATGCAGGCCTGGGCAAGCATTCATCACGGCTTCCTGGGACGTTCTCCTGATTATATGAACACCGCCATTATGGCTTTCTCCGCTGCGGCTGGGGTACTTGAGGAGCAATATCCAGAGTATGCAGCCAACTTGAAACGGTATTACGAAGATTGCCGGGAAAACGATATTACGCTTTCTCACGTGTTCATTCAGCCGAAGGCGGGACGAGTGTCCACTTTTCTTCGGACATTCGAAGAACCGGAGGCGGCTCGAATCATCGACAAAAATAAAGACGGTCTCGTGATTCGCGGAGCCTTTCTGTTAGATACACAAGGAGCAACTTCGGATGAGATTTTGGTATATCCCACTCCTTTCTCTTTATCAGGGGCGGAGGAAAGTCCCTATTCCTTCGCCTTTGCTGTTCCGAGCAGCCTGGAAGGCGTCAGCTTTATCTGCCGGGAAAGCTTTGTAGGCGGAGAATCCACTTACAATTATCCGTTAAGCTCCCGGTTTGAAGAAATGGATACGCTCGTCATTTTCGATGATGCTACCGTTCCATGGGACCGTGTCTTTGTATGCGGGGATGAGAAAATGGCGTACCGTTTATTGGATGAAAGTCATTTTCATACCTATGCCGGCACGCAGATCCTATGCAAAAACATTGCCAAAACGGAGTTTCTGTTAGGAACCATTGAAATGCTGGTTAAGGCCGCCGGATTGGAGAGTCATGGCCATATCATCGATAAGGTGACAGAGGTGATCGTAGCCGTTGAGACGCTCAAGGCATTTCAGCTTGCCGCCGAGAAAGGGGCTTCTCCCGATCGATGGGGCAATATGCTTCCCGCCCGGAAACCGCTGCTTGCTGCGAATGTATATTTTCAACAGGTCTATCCGCGAATGATTGAAATCATTCAACTGATTGGCGCCAGCAATCTGATTATGATTCCGGATGAAAAGGATTTTGATGCGGTTATGAGCGATCAATTGAACCGATACATGAAGGGCATCGATCTGGATGCCAAAAAAAGTGTTCAGTTAGCCAGATTGGCATGGGAGCTAAGCGTCAGTACATTTGGCGGCAGGCAGACCGTCTACGAGCGTTTCTTCTTTGGAAATGCTTCTGTGGTGAACAATCGGCTGTACACGGATTACCAAGGGGTCAGGGATAAATATAGAGACAGAGTCAAAGACTTTTTGTCATAG
- a CDS encoding ABC-F family ATP-binding cassette domain-containing protein: protein MSILNVERLSHGFGDRAIFKDVSFRLLKGEHIGLIGANGEGKSTFMNIITGKLQPDEGKVEWSKRVRVGYLDQHAVLSKGSTIRDVLRGAFQYLFDLEQEMNDMYGKMGDVTPEELEKLLEEVGTIQDTLTNQDFYMIDAKVEETARGLGLNDIGLDKDVNDLSGGQRTKVLLAKLLLEKPDILLLDEPTNYLDEQHIEWLKRYLQAYENAFILISHDIPFLNSVINLIYHMENQELTRYVGDYDKFQQVYEMKKQQLEAAYKRQQQEIADLKDFVARNKASVATRNMAMSRQKKLDKMEIIELAKEKPKPQFNFKDSRASSKLVFETTDLVIGYDEPLSRPLNLRMERGQKIALVGANGIGKTTLLRSILGEIPAISGSVERGDNLDIGYFEQEVKDANYNTCIEEIWNEFPSFTQFEVRAALAKCGLTTKHIESKIAVLSGGEKAKVRLCKLVNIETNLLVLDEPTNHLDVDAKEELKRALKAYKGSILLISHEPEFYRDVVTETWNCESWTTKVF, encoded by the coding sequence ATGAGCATATTAAACGTAGAACGACTAAGCCACGGCTTTGGAGACCGTGCAATTTTCAAGGATGTATCCTTCCGCCTGCTCAAAGGCGAGCACATTGGCCTTATCGGCGCCAACGGAGAAGGCAAGTCCACATTTATGAATATCATCACCGGCAAGCTTCAACCAGATGAAGGCAAGGTTGAATGGTCCAAGCGCGTACGTGTCGGCTACCTTGATCAGCATGCCGTACTTAGCAAGGGCTCAACGATTCGTGATGTGTTAAGGGGAGCCTTCCAATATTTATTTGACCTGGAACAAGAAATGAACGACATGTACGGCAAGATGGGGGACGTAACGCCAGAAGAGCTGGAGAAGCTCCTCGAGGAAGTCGGTACGATTCAAGATACGTTAACCAATCAAGATTTCTATATGATTGATGCCAAGGTCGAAGAGACGGCACGCGGCCTCGGGCTGAATGATATCGGTCTCGATAAGGACGTCAACGATCTGAGCGGCGGTCAACGCACGAAGGTGCTGCTGGCGAAGCTCTTGCTCGAGAAGCCGGACATCCTGTTATTGGACGAGCCGACAAACTATCTGGATGAACAGCATATCGAATGGTTGAAGCGATATCTGCAAGCCTATGAGAATGCATTTATTCTCATCTCGCATGATATTCCGTTCTTGAATAGCGTCATTAACCTGATCTACCATATGGAAAACCAGGAGCTAACGCGCTATGTCGGCGACTATGATAAGTTCCAGCAAGTCTATGAAATGAAGAAGCAGCAGCTGGAAGCTGCTTATAAGCGTCAGCAGCAGGAGATTGCCGACCTGAAGGACTTCGTGGCACGCAACAAGGCCAGTGTCGCTACGCGCAACATGGCGATGTCGAGACAGAAGAAGCTGGATAAGATGGAGATTATCGAGCTGGCGAAGGAAAAGCCGAAGCCGCAGTTCAACTTCAAAGATTCCCGTGCTTCCAGCAAGCTGGTGTTCGAGACAACAGATCTGGTCATCGGTTATGATGAGCCGTTGTCCCGTCCGTTGAACCTCCGAATGGAACGCGGTCAGAAGATCGCATTGGTTGGTGCGAACGGTATCGGTAAAACGACGCTGCTGCGCAGTATTCTCGGCGAGATTCCAGCGATATCCGGCTCTGTGGAACGGGGAGATAATCTCGATATCGGCTATTTCGAACAGGAAGTCAAAGATGCGAACTATAATACGTGCATCGAAGAGATCTGGAACGAGTTCCCTTCCTTCACCCAATTCGAGGTGCGTGCGGCACTGGCGAAGTGCGGGCTGACGACGAAGCATATCGAGAGCAAGATCGCCGTGCTCAGCGGCGGCGAGAAGGCGAAGGTTCGCCTCTGCAAGCTCGTCAATATCGAGACCAACCTGCTCGTGCTCGATGAGCCGACGAACCATCTGGATGTCGATGCGAAGGAAGAATTGAAGCGTGCACTCAAGGCATACAAGGGCAGCATCCTGCTCATTTCCCACGAACCTGAATTTTATCGTGATGTCGTGACGGAGACATGGAATTGTGAATCCTGGACGACGAAAGTATTTTAA
- a CDS encoding metallophosphoesterase family protein — translation MNEMLIQNWNSYVTDYDDIYILGDFLFGGTGEDANKVLRRLKGKKYLIRGNHDKFLHDPEFDSTAFEWVKDYYVLHYNKLKFILFHYPILEWEGYFKDTIHLYGHVHNPNKSNIQREWLF, via the coding sequence ATGAATGAAATGTTAATCCAAAACTGGAACAGTTATGTTACAGATTACGATGACATATATATTTTGGGAGATTTTTTATTTGGCGGCACAGGTGAAGATGCCAATAAAGTATTGCGAAGGTTAAAAGGAAAAAAATATTTAATCCGCGGTAATCATGATAAATTTTTACATGATCCTGAATTTGATTCGACAGCATTTGAATGGGTCAAAGACTACTATGTGCTGCATTATAATAAGCTGAAGTTTATTTTATTTCATTATCCAATATTGGAGTGGGAAGGGTATTTTAAAGATACAATTCATTTATACGGCCATGTTCATAATCCAAACAAAAGTAATATTCAAAGAGAATGGCTGTTTTAG
- a CDS encoding GNAT family N-acetyltransferase, with protein MLYLVHNEIIAILTAWEFPLFRFVEHIAADPAIRGTGVGRKLMTSYIEESVQPILLEVELSITELAQRRVSFYERLGFHIISNMCSLRFRTGSLVYRSR; from the coding sequence ATGCTCTACCTCGTTCATAACGAAATCATCGCTATTCTAACCGCATGGGAATTTCCTTTGTTCCGGTTCGTGGAACATATTGCCGCAGATCCAGCGATAAGAGGAACCGGCGTAGGAAGAAAATTAATGACCTCGTATATCGAAGAATCCGTACAGCCCATTCTATTGGAGGTGGAACTCTCAATCACGGAGTTGGCCCAACGGAGAGTAAGCTTTTACGAGCGATTGGGGTTTCATATCATTTCGAACATGTGCAGCCTCCGCTTCAGGACGGGCAGCCTGGTTTACCGCTCAAGATGA